A section of the Alkalihalobacillus sp. LMS39 genome encodes:
- a CDS encoding IreB family regulatory phosphoprotein, whose translation MGSMDNTMKFNFQDDTVDVDVQEVLFSVYKALEEKGYNPINQIVGYLLSGDPAYIPRHNDARTLIRKLERDELIEELVKSYLSQHQKEK comes from the coding sequence ATGGGCTCAATGGATAATACTATGAAGTTTAATTTTCAAGATGACACAGTCGATGTTGATGTCCAAGAAGTACTGTTTTCTGTATATAAAGCTCTTGAAGAAAAAGGGTATAATCCGATCAACCAAATTGTTGGTTACTTATTATCTGGGGATCCAGCTTATATTCCACGTCATAATGATGCTCGAACATTAATTCGTAAATTAGAACGAGATGAGCTAATTGAAGAATTAGTTAAGTCTTATTTGTCACAGCACCAAAAGGAGAAGTAA
- the ruvX gene encoding Holliday junction resolvase RuvX, whose translation MRILGLDVGTKTIGIAMSDELGWTAQGLDTLMRNPENEQEDFDKLVSIAEEYSISKIVVGLPKNMNGTIGPSGEACQQFAEKLKTFLSCPIILWDERLTTMAAEKMLISADVSRKKRKKVIDKMAAVLILQGYLDNQKY comes from the coding sequence ATGAGAATTTTGGGATTAGATGTAGGGACAAAAACGATAGGAATCGCAATGAGTGATGAGCTTGGATGGACTGCACAAGGTTTGGATACACTAATGCGGAACCCTGAGAATGAGCAAGAGGACTTCGACAAACTTGTGTCTATCGCAGAAGAATATTCGATTTCAAAAATTGTGGTCGGGTTACCGAAAAACATGAATGGAACGATTGGACCGAGTGGAGAAGCTTGTCAACAATTTGCTGAGAAATTAAAAACGTTCTTATCTTGCCCTATCATTTTATGGGATGAACGTCTTACAACAATGGCAGCAGAAAAGATGCTTATTTCAGCAGATGTCAGCCGGAAAAAGAGAAAAAAAGTCATTGATAAAATGGCTGCGGTATTAATTTTGCAAGGGTACTTAGATAATCAGAAATATTAA
- a CDS encoding DUF1292 domain-containing protein, which produces MGQEEKDHIIIPDENGDEHLFEELFTFSVDETGKSYILLVPVGESEEDDDEEGTEVVAFRYEEKDEEDSDIALYPIETDEEWEMVEEMLNTFTENEMADDE; this is translated from the coding sequence ATGGGACAAGAAGAAAAAGATCATATTATTATTCCAGATGAAAATGGAGACGAGCATTTATTTGAAGAGTTATTTACTTTTTCAGTTGATGAAACAGGTAAATCATATATTTTACTAGTTCCAGTTGGAGAAAGTGAAGAGGATGACGACGAAGAAGGAACTGAAGTTGTCGCTTTCCGCTATGAAGAAAAAGACGAAGAAGACAGCGATATCGCCCTTTACCCAATCGAAACAGACGAAGAATGGGAAATGGTAGAAGAAATGCTTAATACATTTACTGAAAATGAAATGGCAGACGACGAATAA